A genomic stretch from Hymenobacter psoromatis includes:
- a CDS encoding ABC transporter produces the protein MSLWQIIQRLLPFVRPYRRLVISTLLLTLVGSLAAQVNPFVLRYTVDTVQNLLNKGQGLAQGWQMLIWVSALLLAKELLNTGITFGQKYYGEKIRISVSGALAEAAVTRILGYELGFFSEGGNQTGKLQTRIDRGVESLMKLVQNFFIDILPLFANALVALVVMFLANKWVGLVATSILPIYFWLSYRQADRLNGTRRMLRSLREEKNHGLISIIDSIVVIKSFVREAYEGDKQLAVQNRLEEAQLATRKTNFRYDGLKSFFEQIGVVAIIVLTAYLVLVGQMSIGAIMFHVLLFNNVSAPIRQLHRIYDEMNEALTYAEGFFAILDADDQTERPGTLRPAHLYGRFELRHVNFTYPSGTAALHNVSMTIEAGKTTALVGLSGAGKSTIINLLCEFYRPNGGEVLLDGLPLSEYDTPALRQQIGLVLQKNHIFKGTIEENICYGNFNATQAEIEAAARQAYLHDQILDLPRGYQSDAQQLSGGQQQRIAIARLFLKNPPIIFLDEPTASLDAIATEQIKNSLDAIKQGRTVVIISHSLAQIVDADCIYVMKKGEAVESGTHAELYSTRGTYREIFDASARSLNIEKLAKTMADDGDEVLDTAL, from the coding sequence TGGCCGCGCAGGTCAACCCGTTTGTGCTGCGCTACACCGTCGATACGGTGCAGAATTTATTGAATAAAGGCCAGGGTTTGGCGCAGGGCTGGCAGATGCTTATTTGGGTGAGCGCGCTGTTATTGGCCAAAGAATTACTGAATACGGGCATCACGTTTGGCCAGAAATACTACGGCGAGAAAATCCGCATCAGCGTGTCGGGCGCGCTGGCCGAAGCGGCCGTGACCAGGATTCTGGGCTACGAGCTGGGCTTTTTTTCGGAAGGCGGCAACCAGACTGGCAAGCTCCAGACGCGCATCGACCGGGGGGTAGAGAGCCTGATGAAGCTGGTGCAAAACTTCTTCATCGATATCCTACCCCTTTTTGCGAATGCGCTGGTGGCGCTGGTGGTTATGTTCCTGGCCAACAAGTGGGTAGGGCTGGTGGCTACGTCCATTCTACCCATCTATTTCTGGCTGAGCTACCGCCAGGCCGACCGCCTCAACGGCACCCGCCGGATGCTGCGCAGCCTGCGCGAGGAAAAAAACCACGGCCTCATCAGCATCATCGACAGCATCGTGGTTATCAAGAGCTTCGTGCGCGAGGCCTACGAGGGCGACAAGCAGCTGGCCGTGCAAAACCGCCTCGAAGAAGCCCAGCTTGCGACCCGCAAAACCAACTTTCGCTACGACGGCCTCAAGTCGTTTTTCGAGCAAATCGGCGTGGTGGCCATCATCGTGCTCACCGCCTACCTCGTGCTGGTGGGCCAGATGAGCATCGGGGCCATCATGTTTCACGTGCTGCTGTTCAACAACGTGTCGGCCCCCATCCGGCAGCTGCACCGCATCTACGACGAGATGAACGAGGCGCTGACCTACGCCGAGGGCTTTTTCGCCATCCTCGATGCCGACGACCAGACCGAGCGCCCCGGCACGCTGCGCCCCGCGCACCTCTACGGCCGCTTCGAGCTGCGCCACGTCAACTTCACCTACCCCAGCGGCACGGCCGCCCTGCACAACGTGAGCATGACCATTGAGGCTGGCAAAACCACCGCGCTCGTGGGCCTCAGCGGCGCGGGCAAAAGCACGATTATCAACCTGCTCTGCGAATTTTATCGCCCCAACGGCGGCGAAGTGCTGCTCGACGGCCTACCCCTCTCGGAATACGACACGCCCGCCCTGCGCCAGCAAATCGGCCTCGTGCTCCAGAAAAACCACATTTTCAAGGGCACTATCGAGGAGAACATCTGTTACGGCAACTTTAACGCTACCCAGGCCGAAATCGAAGCCGCCGCCCGTCAGGCCTACCTCCACGACCAGATTCTGGACCTGCCCAGGGGTTACCAGAGCGACGCCCAGCAGCTTTCGGGCGGCCAGCAGCAGCGCATCGCCATCGCCCGGCTCTTCCTTAAAAACCCGCCCATCATCTTCCTCGACGAGCCCACCGCCAGCCTCGACGCCATCGCCACCGAGCAAATCAAAAATAGCCTCGACGCCATCAAGCAGGGCCGCACGGTGGTCATCATCTCCCACAGCCTCGCCCAAATCGTGGATGCCGACTGCATCTACGTCATGAAAAAAGGCGAAGCCGTGGAGAGCGGTACCCACGCCGAGCTCTACTCAACCCGCGGCACCTACCGCGAAATTTTCGACGCCTCGGCGCGCAGCCTCAACATCGAAAAGCTAGCCAAAACAATGGCCGATGACGGCGATGAGGTGCTGGATACGGCGCTGTGA
- a CDS encoding enoyl-CoA hydratase has product MSTLPAGHVTTATDAAGITTITFFHPAHNSLPAAILAQLAAAITQAGHDEATKVVILQSEGERTFCAGASFDELRAVADAAQGLAFFCGFAHVINACRTCPKLLIGRVQGKAVGGGVGLAAATDYCLATTQAAVKLSELAVGIGPFVVGPAVERKIGASAFAQLAIDATQFRTAEWAAARGLYAEVLPDLPTLDAAVQALTQRLATTSPEAMRELKQVLWAGTEHWDSLLVERAAISGRLVLSEFTRAAIG; this is encoded by the coding sequence ATGAGCACCCTCCCCGCCGGCCACGTCACCACTGCTACCGATGCCGCTGGCATCACTACTATCACGTTTTTCCACCCCGCCCACAACTCGCTGCCCGCTGCCATTCTGGCACAGCTGGCTGCCGCCATTACCCAGGCCGGCCACGACGAAGCCACCAAAGTCGTCATCCTGCAAAGCGAAGGCGAGCGCACCTTCTGCGCCGGGGCCAGCTTCGACGAGCTGCGCGCCGTGGCCGACGCGGCGCAGGGGCTGGCGTTTTTCTGCGGTTTTGCGCACGTTATCAATGCCTGCCGCACCTGCCCCAAGCTCCTCATTGGGCGGGTGCAGGGCAAGGCCGTGGGCGGGGGGGTAGGGCTGGCCGCCGCCACCGACTACTGCCTGGCCACCACCCAAGCCGCCGTGAAGCTCAGCGAGTTAGCCGTGGGCATCGGCCCCTTCGTGGTCGGCCCCGCCGTGGAGCGTAAAATCGGCGCTTCCGCCTTCGCGCAGCTCGCCATCGATGCTACGCAGTTTCGCACGGCCGAGTGGGCCGCCGCCCGCGGCCTCTACGCCGAGGTGCTGCCCGACCTCCCTACCCTCGACGCGGCCGTGCAAGCCCTGACCCAGCGCCTGGCCACCACTTCGCCCGAGGCCATGCGCGAACTCAAGCAGGTCCTCTGGGCCGGCACCGAGCACTGGGATTCGTTGCTCGTGGAGCGCGCCGCCATCAGCGGCAGGCTGGTGCTCTCGGAGTTTACGCGGGCAGCGATTGGGTAG
- a CDS encoding enoyl-CoA hydratase (catalyzes the ring cleavage reaction in phenylacetate degradation and the formation of 3-hydroxyacyl-CoA from crotonyl-CoA) — protein MTPTLENYTLGRWTPGAADPHELLDASTGEVIALANTEGFDFEQILAYGRRVGNPRLRRMTFHERGRMLKALAFHLQEKKELFYELSYRSGATRADSWIDIEGGIGNLFANASLRRKFPDKPFYVEGEPVGLSKGGTFMAQHLLVPKEGVAVHINAYNFPIWGMLEKIAVNLLAGMPAVVKPAVPSAYLTEAVVREIIASGILPDGALQLVVGSGQGILDHVTYQDVVTFTGSAATGTKLRAHPRIISEAVPFTLEADSLNAAVLGSDARPGTPEFDLFIKEVRKEMTAKCGQKCTAIRRAIVPADLLEDVQIALGKALAQTTIGHPQAEGVRMGALAGREQAERLREQVRQLAKTTPIVYGDLENVEILGKERGADVTKGAFISPIVLRNDHPFKHLDSHELEAFGPVVTLMPYHDPAEAIALANLGKGSLVCSLATNDPHLAQDFVLGAATHHGRILVLNGEMAKESTGHGSPLPQLVHGGPGRAGGGQEMGGIRGVEHFMQRVALQGSPSMITAITEVYQTGAKTVEYDKHPFQRYFEELEIGETYTTHKHTVTEADISNFAGISGDNFYAHVDATSLEGTLFTGRVAHGYYILSKAAGMFVDPRKGPVLLNYGLDECRFTKPVYPGTTIGVTLTVKEKIGQEKRDETDIAKGIVRWLVTVTDETGDTVAVATILTMVKKKNQA, from the coding sequence ATGACCCCTACCCTCGAAAACTATACCCTCGGCCGCTGGACGCCCGGTGCCGCCGACCCGCACGAGCTGCTGGATGCCAGTACCGGCGAGGTCATTGCCCTGGCCAACACCGAAGGCTTTGACTTTGAGCAGATTCTGGCCTACGGCCGCCGCGTAGGCAACCCCAGGCTGCGCCGGATGACCTTCCACGAGCGTGGCCGGATGCTGAAGGCGCTGGCCTTCCACTTGCAGGAAAAAAAGGAGCTTTTTTACGAGCTGAGCTACCGCTCGGGGGCCACGCGGGCCGACTCGTGGATTGATATTGAGGGCGGAATCGGTAATTTATTTGCCAACGCCTCGCTGCGGCGCAAGTTTCCTGACAAACCGTTTTATGTAGAGGGCGAGCCGGTGGGCTTGTCGAAGGGCGGCACCTTCATGGCCCAGCACCTTTTGGTGCCCAAGGAGGGGGTAGCGGTGCACATCAATGCCTACAACTTCCCCATTTGGGGCATGCTGGAGAAAATCGCGGTGAACCTGCTGGCCGGGATGCCCGCCGTGGTGAAGCCCGCCGTGCCCAGCGCCTATCTCACTGAAGCCGTGGTGCGCGAGATTATCGCTAGCGGCATCCTGCCCGACGGCGCGTTGCAACTGGTGGTGGGCTCAGGCCAGGGCATTCTGGACCATGTGACGTATCAGGATGTGGTCACGTTCACCGGCTCGGCCGCCACGGGCACCAAGCTGCGGGCGCACCCGCGCATCATCAGCGAGGCGGTGCCCTTTACGTTGGAAGCTGACTCGCTCAACGCCGCCGTGCTAGGTTCCGATGCCCGGCCCGGCACGCCGGAGTTCGACCTCTTTATCAAAGAAGTGCGCAAGGAAATGACGGCCAAGTGCGGGCAGAAATGCACCGCCATCCGCCGCGCTATCGTGCCCGCCGACTTGCTCGAAGACGTGCAGATTGCGTTGGGCAAAGCGTTGGCCCAGACCACCATCGGCCACCCGCAGGCCGAGGGCGTGCGCATGGGCGCGCTCGCCGGCCGCGAGCAGGCCGAGCGCCTCCGCGAGCAGGTGCGCCAGCTCGCCAAGACTACCCCCATCGTGTATGGCGACCTCGAAAACGTGGAGATTCTGGGCAAGGAGCGCGGGGCCGACGTGACTAAGGGCGCGTTTATCTCGCCCATCGTGCTGCGCAACGACCATCCGTTCAAGCACTTGGACAGCCACGAGCTGGAAGCATTCGGGCCAGTGGTGACGCTCATGCCCTACCACGACCCCGCCGAAGCCATAGCCCTGGCCAACCTCGGCAAAGGCTCGCTGGTGTGCTCGCTGGCCACCAACGACCCGCACCTGGCCCAGGATTTCGTGCTCGGCGCGGCCACCCACCACGGCCGCATTCTGGTGCTTAATGGCGAGATGGCCAAGGAAAGCACCGGCCACGGCTCACCCCTACCCCAGCTCGTGCACGGCGGCCCCGGCCGGGCCGGCGGCGGCCAGGAAATGGGCGGCATCCGGGGCGTCGAGCACTTCATGCAGCGCGTGGCGTTGCAGGGCTCGCCGAGCATGATTACGGCCATCACGGAAGTGTACCAGACGGGGGCCAAAACGGTGGAGTACGACAAGCACCCCTTCCAGCGCTACTTCGAGGAGCTGGAAATTGGCGAAACCTACACCACCCACAAGCACACCGTGACGGAGGCCGATATCAGCAATTTTGCGGGCATTTCGGGCGATAATTTCTACGCCCACGTCGATGCTACTTCGCTGGAAGGCACGCTCTTCACGGGCCGCGTGGCGCATGGGTACTATATTTTATCCAAGGCCGCCGGCATGTTCGTGGACCCGCGCAAAGGTCCGGTTTTGCTGAATTATGGGCTCGATGAGTGCCGCTTCACCAAGCCCGTGTACCCCGGCACTACCATCGGCGTGACACTCACGGTTAAAGAGAAAATCGGCCAGGAAAAGCGCGACGAAACCGACATCGCCAAAGGCATCGTGCGCTGGCTCGTGACCGTGACCGACGAAACCGGCGACACCGTGGCCGTAGCCACAATTCTGACAATGGTGAAGAAGAAAAACCAAGCCTAA
- a CDS encoding beta-ketoadipyl CoA thiolase (catalyzes the thiolytic cleavage of beta-ketoadipyl-CoA to succinate and acetyl-CoA) — protein sequence MNQAYIIDGVRTPIGNFGGTLAAVRPDDLAAHAIRALLGRQPGADPAAVADVIMGCANQAGEDNRNVARMAALLAGLPPSVPGETVNRLCASGLSSGIAAARAIRSGDGDLFVAGGVESMTRAPLVMSKPSKGFGTDAQMADSSFGWRFINPKMQELYGTDAMGETAENLVDQYHISREDQDKFALASHQKAAAAQRNGRLAEEIAPVAIPQRKGETLLFAEDEFLKPDTSLEALARLRPAFRKTGGTVTAGNASGLNDGAAALLLASEYGIKQHNLKPLARVVSMGVAGVEPRIMGIGPVPASQQALKKAGLTLDNIDIIELNEAFAAQSLACIRAFGLADDDPRINPNGGAIALGHPLGMSGARLLHTAALELQKQGKRYALVTMCIGVGQGYAVVIERV from the coding sequence ATGAATCAAGCCTATATCATCGACGGCGTGCGCACACCCATCGGCAACTTTGGCGGCACGCTGGCCGCCGTGCGCCCCGACGACCTGGCGGCCCACGCTATCCGCGCGCTGCTGGGTCGCCAGCCCGGCGCCGACCCGGCCGCCGTGGCCGACGTTATTATGGGCTGTGCCAACCAGGCCGGCGAAGACAACCGCAACGTGGCCCGCATGGCCGCGCTGCTGGCCGGCCTACCCCCCTCCGTACCGGGTGAAACCGTGAATCGGTTGTGTGCCAGTGGATTATCATCGGGCATCGCGGCGGCCCGTGCCATTCGCAGCGGCGACGGCGACCTGTTCGTGGCTGGGGGGGTAGAGAGCATGACCCGCGCGCCGCTGGTGATGTCGAAGCCCAGCAAAGGCTTCGGCACCGACGCGCAAATGGCTGATTCCAGCTTCGGCTGGCGCTTCATCAACCCGAAAATGCAGGAGCTGTACGGCACCGACGCGATGGGCGAAACCGCCGAAAACCTGGTGGACCAGTACCACATCAGCCGCGAAGACCAGGATAAATTTGCCTTGGCTTCACACCAAAAAGCCGCCGCCGCCCAGCGCAACGGCCGGCTGGCCGAGGAAATCGCGCCCGTGGCCATTCCGCAGCGCAAGGGCGAGACGCTGCTGTTTGCGGAAGATGAATTTCTAAAGCCCGATACCTCGCTGGAAGCCCTGGCCCGGCTGCGCCCCGCCTTCCGCAAAACCGGCGGCACCGTGACGGCCGGCAACGCCTCAGGCCTCAACGACGGGGCCGCCGCCCTGCTGCTGGCTTCGGAATACGGTATCAAGCAACACAATCTCAAGCCGTTGGCCCGCGTTGTGAGCATGGGCGTGGCCGGCGTCGAGCCGCGCATAATGGGCATCGGCCCGGTGCCGGCCAGCCAGCAGGCCTTGAAAAAAGCCGGCTTGACGTTGGATAACATCGATATTATCGAGCTGAACGAGGCCTTCGCGGCGCAGTCGCTGGCCTGCATCCGCGCCTTTGGCCTGGCCGACGACGACCCGCGCATCAACCCCAACGGCGGGGCCATTGCCCTGGGCCACCCGCTGGGCATGAGCGGTGCCCGCCTGCTGCACACGGCCGCGCTGGAGCTGCAAAAGCAGGGCAAGCGCTACGCGCTGGTGACGATGTGCATCGGCGTGGGCCAGGGCTACGCTGTGGTTATAGAGCGTGTGTAA
- a CDS encoding thioesterase → MNSSENPANQPHHAVQAWLDTRDPFSAWLGVVIEEVRPGYCRLRLPVRPEMLNGFGMLHGGVTFAAADTAFSIACNTHGRQSMGLSVTIDYLEPGRPGDTITVEATEESLKHRVGVYQVGIHNQNGLQLALFKGTAYRTSTENQQF, encoded by the coding sequence ATGAATTCTTCCGAAAACCCGGCCAATCAGCCCCATCACGCCGTGCAAGCCTGGCTTGATACCCGCGACCCGTTCAGCGCGTGGCTGGGGGTAGTAATTGAGGAAGTGCGGCCCGGCTACTGCCGCCTGCGCCTGCCGGTACGCCCCGAAATGCTCAACGGCTTCGGGATGCTGCACGGCGGCGTCACGTTCGCGGCGGCCGACACGGCGTTTTCCATCGCCTGCAACACCCACGGCCGTCAGAGTATGGGCCTCAGCGTCACCATCGACTACCTGGAGCCCGGCCGGCCCGGCGATACTATTACCGTGGAGGCGACTGAGGAGAGCCTCAAGCACCGCGTGGGCGTGTACCAGGTGGGTATTCATAATCAGAATGGCCTGCAGCTGGCGCTGTTCAAAGGCACGGCCTACCGCACCAGCACCGAAAACCAACAATTTTAA
- a CDS encoding 3-hydroxybutyryl-CoA dehydrogenase: protein MTIGIIGSGAMGAGIAQVVATAGHPVRLLDQNAAALEKATASIAAGLRKLVEKGKLTPEAAAAASARVRPTPTMQDLADCGLVIEAIVEDLAVKQQVFRQVEAVVSAECLLASNTSSLSITAIAAACQRPERFIGIHFFNPAPLMQLVEVIAAVQTRAGLAEEVRALVAGWGKRPVLAQDTPGFIVNRVARPFYGEAIRILEERIADVATIDWALTELGGFRMGPFALMDFIGHDVNYRVTESVFAAFFYDPRYRPSFTQKRLFEAGYYGRKAGRGFYDYAPDAPAPTPLRDAEAGQRIVQRVLAMLINEAADALYLGVASREDLELAMTTGVNYPKGLLAWADELGPATVLATLDGLYHEYHDDRYRASSLLRRLARDNQRFFST, encoded by the coding sequence ATAACCATCGGAATTATTGGCAGCGGCGCGATGGGCGCGGGCATTGCGCAGGTGGTAGCCACGGCCGGCCACCCGGTGCGCCTGCTCGACCAGAACGCCGCCGCGCTCGAAAAGGCTACGGCCAGCATCGCCGCTGGCCTGCGTAAGCTAGTTGAAAAAGGCAAGCTGACGCCCGAGGCCGCCGCCGCGGCCAGCGCCCGCGTGCGCCCTACCCCCACCATGCAGGACCTCGCCGATTGCGGCCTGGTTATCGAGGCAATTGTGGAAGATTTGGCGGTGAAGCAACAGGTTTTCAGGCAGGTAGAGGCCGTGGTATCAGCCGAATGCCTGTTGGCCAGCAATACGTCGTCGCTCTCGATAACGGCCATCGCGGCGGCGTGCCAGCGGCCGGAGCGGTTTATTGGCATCCATTTTTTCAACCCCGCGCCGCTCATGCAGCTGGTCGAGGTGATTGCGGCCGTGCAGACCCGCGCCGGGCTGGCCGAAGAGGTGCGCGCGCTGGTAGCCGGCTGGGGCAAGCGCCCGGTGCTGGCCCAGGACACGCCCGGCTTCATTGTGAACCGCGTGGCGCGGCCATTTTACGGCGAGGCAATTCGCATTTTGGAAGAAAGAATTGCCGACGTGGCCACCATCGACTGGGCGCTCACCGAGCTGGGCGGTTTCCGCATGGGGCCATTCGCGCTGATGGATTTTATCGGCCACGACGTGAATTACCGGGTTACGGAATCGGTGTTCGCGGCCTTTTTCTACGACCCGCGCTACCGGCCTTCCTTCACCCAGAAGCGGCTGTTTGAGGCCGGCTACTACGGGCGCAAGGCGGGGCGCGGCTTCTACGACTACGCGCCTGATGCGCCCGCCCCTACCCCCCTGCGCGACGCCGAAGCCGGCCAGCGCATCGTGCAACGCGTGCTGGCGATGCTCATCAACGAGGCGGCCGACGCGCTGTACCTGGGCGTGGCCTCGCGTGAGGATTTGGAGCTGGCCATGACTACTGGCGTAAATTACCCGAAGGGCCTGCTGGCCTGGGCTGACGAGCTAGGCCCGGCCACGGTGCTGGCTACGCTGGATGGCCTCTACCACGAATACCACGACGACCGCTACCGCGCCAGCTCGCTGCTGCGCCGGCTGGCCCGCGACAACCAACGTTTCTTTTCCACATGA
- a CDS encoding enoyl-CoA hydratase — MSDTSLLYSFADGVATLRFNRPDVFNSINKPVALALQQHLRDCQADASVRAVVLTGTGRAFCAGQDLAEITGPNAPDVSEIVEKHYNPIVLLIRELEKPVIAAVNGVAAGAGANLALACDLVVAKESASFIQAFSKIGLVPDSGGTYFLPRLVGLQRASALMLTGDKVSAAEAVQMGMIYRAVADEAFDDEVAKLAQKMANLPTKGLAYTKHLLNRSFGNDLAQQLRAEGDYQLRAGQTTDYREGVAAFLEKRQPTFTGQ, encoded by the coding sequence ATGTCCGACACCTCTTTGCTCTACTCTTTTGCCGACGGCGTGGCCACCCTGCGCTTCAACCGGCCCGACGTTTTTAACAGCATCAATAAGCCGGTGGCGCTGGCCTTGCAGCAGCACCTGCGCGACTGCCAGGCCGATGCCAGCGTGCGGGCCGTGGTGCTCACGGGCACCGGCCGGGCCTTTTGCGCCGGCCAGGACCTGGCGGAGATAACTGGGCCGAACGCGCCCGACGTGTCGGAAATCGTGGAGAAACACTACAACCCGATTGTGCTGCTTATCAGGGAGTTGGAGAAGCCGGTGATTGCAGCCGTGAACGGCGTGGCGGCCGGCGCGGGTGCCAACCTGGCGCTGGCCTGCGACCTAGTGGTGGCCAAGGAATCGGCGTCGTTCATTCAGGCGTTCAGCAAGATAGGGCTGGTGCCCGACAGCGGCGGGACGTATTTCCTACCCCGCCTCGTGGGCCTGCAGCGCGCCAGCGCCCTCATGCTCACCGGCGACAAAGTGAGCGCCGCCGAAGCCGTGCAAATGGGCATGATTTACCGGGCCGTCGCCGACGAAGCATTCGATGACGAAGTAGCCAAGCTGGCCCAGAAAATGGCCAACCTGCCTACCAAGGGCCTGGCCTACACCAAGCACCTGCTCAACCGCAGCTTCGGCAATGACCTGGCCCAGCAGCTGCGCGCCGAGGGCGACTACCAATTACGCGCCGGCCAAACCACCGACTACCGCGAGGGGGTAGCTGCCTTCCTCGAAAAGCGCCAGCCCACGTTTACCGGCCAGTAA
- a CDS encoding phenylacetate-CoA oxygenase subunit PaaJ: MVTTSPPVPTEAHIWQLLEEVSDPEVPVLSILDLGIVRGVGIEGEQITVTITPTYSGCPAMSAIATDIRLRLLAEGYKQVVIKNQLSPAWTTDWMSAAGRRKLEEYGIAPPIDGTATGHVLNLFGKDTAVRCPLCKSEHTHLVSQFGSTACKALYQCDDCREPFDYFKCHA; the protein is encoded by the coding sequence GTGGTAACTACCTCACCCCCAGTCCCCACGGAGGCCCACATCTGGCAATTGCTGGAGGAAGTGAGCGACCCCGAAGTGCCCGTGCTCAGCATTCTGGACCTGGGCATTGTGCGGGGGGTAGGGATTGAAGGCGAGCAGATTACCGTTACTATTACGCCCACGTACTCGGGCTGCCCGGCCATGAGCGCCATCGCCACCGATATCCGGTTGCGGCTGCTAGCTGAAGGCTACAAGCAAGTCGTTATCAAAAACCAGCTCAGCCCCGCCTGGACCACCGACTGGATGAGCGCGGCCGGCCGCCGCAAGCTCGAAGAATACGGCATCGCCCCGCCCATCGACGGCACGGCTACCGGCCATGTGCTCAACTTGTTTGGTAAGGATACGGCCGTGCGCTGCCCGCTTTGCAAGTCGGAACATACGCACCTGGTCAGTCAGTTTGGCTCCACGGCCTGCAAGGCACTGTATCAGTGCGACGACTGCCGCGAGCCGTTCGATTATTTCAAATGCCACGCGTAG